A single window of Plutella xylostella chromosome 25, ilPluXylo3.1, whole genome shotgun sequence DNA harbors:
- the LOC105387360 gene encoding CLIP domain-containing serine protease HP8 — translation MFLRRTVVLLSLVLLNCDNVFGQSCNDCITVTDCREAVEMVNQNDDAATALLRRAFCGFGARRPKVCCSALQAKLDSHPNLSLLPENCGFIDGDRLIGGMKAGLYQFPWMALISHSTRSGLKFQCGGTLINDRYVLTAAHCMKNLQIAGVRIGEYDYRTETDCVGEPPKVECESKIQDIRVEEAILHPAYSGRPGPVLNDIGLLRLSKKVDFTPKNAKPICLPITHELRTRPIANLNATLAGWGFTEEHVPSPTLLTVSVPVHTVEACRKQYNRGKTTEVDDTLNKICAGTYGRDSCNGDSGGPLMIAGQYKDHQRYIQYGVVSYGPRQCGSDFPGVYTDVSKYMGWILDTIKP, via the exons atgtttttgagGAGAACTGTGGTGTTACTTTCATTGGTGTTATTAAATTGTGACAATGTGTTTGGGC AGAGCTGTAACGACTGCATCACGGTGACAGACTGCCGGGAGGCCGTGGAGATGGTCAATCAGAACGACGACGCCGCCACCGCGCTGCTAAGACGGGCCTTCTGCGGCTTCGGCGCCCGGAGACCCAAG GTGTGCTGTTCCGCCCTGCAAGCCAAGCTGGACAGTCACCCGAACCTCTCCCTGCTGCCTGAGAACTGCGGCTTCATCGACGGAGACCGCCTCATCGGGGGGATGAAGGCTGGACTCTACCAGTTCCCCTGGATGGCCCTCATCTCACATAGCacac GATCCGGCCTCAAGTTCCAGTGCGGAGGCACGCTCATCAATGACCGCTACGTGCTGACAGCAGCTCACTGCATGAAGAACCTCCAGATAGCCGGAGTGAGGATCGGGGAGTACGACTACCGGACCGAGACGGATTGTGTCGGGGAACCGCCGAAGGTGGAATGCGAGAGTAAGATTCAG GACATCCGCGTAGAAGAGGCGATCCTGCACCCCGCGTACAGCGGGCGGCCCGGGCCCGTGCTCAACGACATCGGGCTGCTGCGGCTCAGCAAGAAGGTGGACTTCACGCCCA AGAACGCCAAGCCGATCTGCCTGCCAATAACCCACGAGCTGCGAACGCGTCCAATAGCGAACCTGAACGCCACACTGGCGGGCTGGGGCTTCACGGAGGAGCACGTGCCGTCGCCCACGCTGCTCACCGTCTCCGTGCCCGTGCACACCGTGGAGGCCTGCAGGAAACAGTATAACAG AGGCAAGACCACGGAAGTGGACGACACCCTCAATAAGATCTGCGCGGGGACCTACGGTCGTGACTCCTGCAATGGAGACTCCGGGGGCCCCCTCATGATCGCCGGCCAGTATAAAGACCATCAGCGATACATCCAATACGGAGTGGTCTCCTACGGACCGCGGCAATGCGGGTCGGACTTCCCAGGAGTCTACACTGATGTGTCCAAGTACATGGGATGGATTTTGGACACGATTAAACCATGA
- the LOC105388259 gene encoding B-cell receptor CD22 — MDHRMRRGLAPLLLLFIKYVTAFIPGADGPVSAAQGLEGGAATLACPSAPDQPADEMMLLVWYKDNAPVYSYDARIGSSWSNEFFNSSGRVSVDLHRQPTTLTVSRLQEDDEGLYHCRVDFLMTPTRNIGVNLSIVVVPSFPFFLDEMGNKVESKVGPYHEGDTLMLSCLVIGGRPPPRISWYSGGVLVDASDGASEVPGVKENELYLPLTREYSGPLTCRASNTELIAPVEASVEIELYLSPQNVSIHWVSGTDSEETLRAGEPAVVGCRAGGSHPAPTLAWWLDHRHLTQHSNQTWLNSSQTAVSYLRLTPSVGDHGATLSCIATNPAMEPERASRADVITLNVTYSPIVEVSKVGDGKLNEVVELDALHLECEIIANPPVDKIEWYFNDSKIHAGGRWGDNTSAPSLVVEEAGRDLAGRYACAAGNSVGETRAHAFTISVLYKPDCSRDGITLDQETLMCHIDSLPPPDAYFWHITPVGLETQQLTTGSALLPLSQIIGPLTEPLHVMCSAENGIATQEKACERVVSLKHLRPPQPQHCDLAFEDDEVQMRCIPVENATHYEVSVWRMSSSNTSLILAHRGAMGWGSGLALARGPGPWLVRGSLGQLRAGDEAGAAACNVYGCSTAILLRPTDVLLYAASPPWWHFLLERDAFIAVGAVMLIAVFILSTYIAVAYSRRRCKPRPPMVQVLQLDDVAREYLQALEVKRLAASSVRSCSSGYSGGSLESEPPAVDRVAKPYYWDQPDVTHTLHRESAV, encoded by the exons ATGGACCATAGAATGCGCCGAGGGTTGGCGCCTCTTCTACTGCTGTTCATCAAATATGTTACAGCCTTCATACCTGGTGCTGATG GCCCCGTGTCCGCCGCACAAGGGCTGGAGGGCGGCGCCGCCACGCTGGCCTGTCCCTCCGCCCCCGACCAGCCCGCTGACGAGATGATGCTGCTCGTGTGGTACAAGGACAATGCGCCCGTCTACAG CTACGACGCCCGCATCGGCAGCTCGTGGTCCAACGAGTTCTTCAACTCTTCGGGCCGCGTCTCCGTGGATCTGCACCGGCAGCCCACGACCCTCACCGTCTCCAGGCTCCAGGAGGATGACGAGGGCTTGTACCACTGCCGGGTGGACTTCCTGATGACTCCGACCAGGAATATCGGGGTTAACTTGAGCATTGTTG TGGTACCGAGCTTTCCTTTCTTTCTGGATGAAATGGGCAACAAAGTGGAGAGTAAAGTGGGCCCCTACCACGAGGGAGATACGCTTATGCTGAGCTGTTTAGTCATCGGAG gccggccgccgccgcgcatCTCCTGGTACTCCGGAGGCGTGCTGGTGGACGCATCAGACGGCGCCAGCGAGGTGCCTGGAGTGAAGGAGAACGAGCTATACCTGCCTCTCACTCGCGAGTACTCCGGCCCGCTGACCTGTCGCGCTAGTAACACGGAGCTGATTGCACCGGTTGAGGCGTCCGTTGAAATTGAACtgtatt TGTCCCCTCAGAACGTGTCCATCCACTGGGTGTCAGGCACCGACAGTGAGGAGACCCTGCGTGCCGGCGAGCCCGCGGTGGTGGGGTGCCGGGCCGGGGGGTCGCACCCCGCGCCCACCCTCGCCTGGTGGCTGGATCATAGGCATCTGACGCAGCATAGTAATCAG ACCTGGCTGAACAGCTCCCAAACAGCAGTCTCGTACCTGCGGCTGACCCCCTCAGTGGGGGACCATGGCGCCACGCTGTCCTGCATCGCCACCAACCCCGCAATGGAGCCCGAGCGCGCGTCACGGGCTGACGTGATTACGCTGAATGTTACTT ATAGTCCAATAGTAGAAGTGTCTAAGGTTGGTGACGGGAAGCTGAATGAAGTGGTGGAGCTGGACGCTCTGCACCTCGAGTGTGAAATCATAGCAAACCCTCCGGTCGACAAGATCGAGTGGTACTTCAAT GACAGCAAGATCCACGCCGGCGGTCGGTGGGGCGACAACACGTCAGCCCCCTCACTGGTGGTGGAGGAGGCCGGCCGGGACCTGGCAGGGAGGTACGCCTGCGCCGCCGGGAACAGCGTCGGGGAGACGAGGGCTCATGCTTTCACTATTAGCGTACTTT ATAAACCAGATTGCAGTCGTGACGGCATCACCCTTGATCAAGAAACCCTCATGTGCCACATCGACTCCCTCCCACCACCTGATGCCTACTTCTGGCACATCACGCCTGTCGGTTTAGAAACCCAACAACTTACCACCGGATCCGCCCTTCTGCCTCTCAGCCAGATAATAGGGCCGTTGACGGAACCCCTCCATGTGATGTGTTCGGCAGAGAACGGGATAGCTACACAGGAGAAGGCGTGTGAAAGAGTGGTCAGCTTGAAGCATTTGAGGCCGCCGCAGCCACAGCACTGCGATCTGGCTTTTGAGGATGATGAAGTGCAGATGCGGTGTATTCCAG TGGAAAACGCCACGCACTACGAAGTGTCAGTCTGGCGGATGTCTTCCTCCAACACGTCCCTCATCCTGGCTCACCGGGGGGCCATGGGCTGGGGCTCCGGTCTGGCCCTGGCGCGAGGGCCGGGGCCGTGGCTGGTGCGGGGGTCGCTGGGACAGCTGCGAGCCGGGGATGAGGCTGGCGCGGCCGCTTGCAACGTGTATGGATGTTCTACAGCCATACTGTTGAGACCTACTGATGTGCTTCTGTATGCTGCTTCTCCGCCGTGGTGGCATT TCCTGCTAGAGCGAGACGCATTCATCGCCGTCGGCGCTGTAATGCTGATCGCCGTGTTCATCCTCTCGACGTACATCGCGGTGGCGTATTCCCGGCGGCGCTGCAAGCCTCGTCCTCCGATGGTGCAAGTGCTTCAGCTGGATGACGTGGCGCGGGAATACTTGCAGGCGCTCG AAGTTAAGCGTCTAGCAGCGAGCAGCGTGCGGTCGTGCAGCAGCGGCTACTCGGGCGGCAGCCTGGAGTCCGAGCCGCCGGCCGTGGACCGTGTCGCCAAGCCCTACTACTGGGACCAGCCGGACGTTACCCACACGCTGCATAGAGAGAGCGCCGTGTGA